The following are encoded in a window of Planctomycetaceae bacterium genomic DNA:
- a CDS encoding sulfite exporter TauE/SafE family protein, producing MSGLAITFGCIVGFALGLTGGGGGVFAVPLLVYGLAVAPREAVGISLAAVGGTALFGAVPRLIRGEVELRTGLLFAIAGMIGAPVGSYLSKLIPESVLLLMFAGLMLVVAWRMWAKSRNPKLPSGVCSTESMPDRDRSACQRDEDGQLRLTSRCARLLVLVGLMTGVLSGMFGVGGGFVIVPALVLFSGMEIHRAVGTSLFVIVLVSISGVASHFANGNSLSWETTLLFLAGGSAGMWLGGILARRLKGPTLQKLFSVAVLLVAGFVIWKTVAL from the coding sequence ATGTCCGGCCTAGCCATCACCTTCGGTTGCATCGTTGGATTTGCACTCGGATTGACCGGAGGTGGTGGCGGTGTGTTTGCGGTGCCACTGCTGGTCTACGGGCTGGCCGTGGCTCCGCGTGAAGCAGTGGGTATCTCCCTGGCAGCGGTGGGAGGCACCGCACTGTTCGGCGCGGTGCCTCGATTGATACGAGGCGAAGTCGAACTGCGAACCGGTCTGCTGTTCGCAATCGCCGGCATGATTGGAGCTCCCGTTGGGTCCTACCTTTCCAAGCTGATTCCGGAGAGCGTTCTGCTGCTGATGTTCGCCGGACTGATGCTGGTGGTCGCCTGGCGGATGTGGGCGAAGTCTCGCAACCCGAAATTACCAAGTGGTGTGTGCAGCACGGAAAGTATGCCTGATCGAGACCGCAGTGCGTGTCAGCGTGATGAAGATGGCCAACTACGGTTGACATCCAGGTGTGCTCGCCTGTTGGTGCTGGTGGGGCTGATGACCGGTGTGCTGTCCGGAATGTTTGGTGTGGGCGGTGGCTTTGTGATTGTGCCGGCGCTGGTGCTGTTCAGTGGGATGGAAATTCACCGAGCCGTCGGGACATCGCTGTTTGTAATTGTGCTGGTCAGCATCAGCGGAGTGGCTTCGCACTTCGCAAACGGAAACTCGTTGTCATGGGAAACAACGCTGCTGTTTCTGGCTGGTGGGTCTGCAGGAATGTGGCTCGGTGGAATTCTGGCTCGGCGACTGAAAGGGCCGACTCTGCAGAAACTGTTTTCCGTGGCGGTGTTACTGGTGGCTGGCTTTGTGATCTGGAAGACAGTCGCGCTGTGA